From Bacteroidia bacterium, the proteins below share one genomic window:
- a CDS encoding LysE family transporter: protein MLLPFFNGLLEGIVISLLLFGPAFFKLLNVSMQSGRFKGWWLATGVLLSDLVVVLLLIYGLSGLFENVHFKQFYSLTAGIAMVLLGLKYVRSSYRIFLKSYRERSKGSKSLLSGFGLNLINPFTFVLWFNVLGAISLKYSSGEHYRTNLILNLLGILLTLYLMDILKVVMADFIGRKIGHRTFYHLNRYFGGVFIIIGLVFLFLFFKLLFT, encoded by the coding sequence ATGCTTTTACCATTCTTTAACGGGCTGCTGGAAGGGATTGTTATCTCCTTGTTGCTATTTGGTCCGGCATTCTTCAAATTGTTGAATGTCAGTATGCAGTCAGGAAGATTTAAAGGCTGGTGGTTGGCAACCGGTGTGCTGTTGAGTGATTTGGTGGTTGTGTTGTTATTAATTTATGGACTCTCGGGTTTGTTTGAAAATGTGCACTTTAAGCAATTTTATAGTCTGACAGCCGGTATTGCTATGGTTCTGTTAGGGTTGAAATATGTGAGAAGTTCTTATAGGATTTTCTTGAAATCATATAGAGAAAGGAGCAAAGGGAGTAAGAGTCTGTTAAGTGGCTTTGGGTTGAACTTGATTAACCCTTTTACTTTTGTACTTTGGTTTAATGTTTTAGGTGCAATCAGTTTAAAGTACAGTTCGGGAGAGCATTATAGAACTAATTTGATTTTAAATCTTTTGGGGATTCTATTAACTTTGTATTTGATGGATATCTTAAAAGTTGTAATGGCTGATTTTATTGGTAGGAAGATTGGACATCGTACTTTTTATCACCTCAATCGCTACTTTGGAGGTGTCTTTATAATCATTGGTTTAGTCTTTCTCTTTTTGTTCTTTAAATTATTATTTACATAA